One segment of Rosa chinensis cultivar Old Blush chromosome 6, RchiOBHm-V2, whole genome shotgun sequence DNA contains the following:
- the LOC112174000 gene encoding 14 kDa proline-rich protein DC2.15, with the protein MASSTNLSATLLVFSVLLYSSTFSSACGTCNPAPKTPKPPKPAPTPITPVPTTPAPAMETCPRDTLKLGVCADLLGLVNVQIGSPVTSPCCALLEGLADLEAALCLCIALKANVLGINLDVPIALNLLVSACQKTVPPGFKCK; encoded by the coding sequence ATGGCTTCTTCTACCAATCTCTCTGCAACCCTTCTCGTCTTCTCAGTCCTTCTCTACTCTTCAACATTCTCCAGTGCTTGCGGCACATGCAACCCTGCAcctaaaaccccaaaaccaCCAAAACCGGCACCAACACCAATAACACCGGTACCAACAACACCAGCACCAGCTATGGAAACTTGCCCGAGAGACACGTTGAAGTTAGGGGTTTGTGCAGACCTTCTGGGACTCGTGAACGTTCAAATTGGATCGCCAGTAACCAGTCCCTGCTGTGCACTGCTTGAAGGCTTGGCTGATTTGGAGGCTGCTCTTTGTCTTTGCATCGCGCTTAAGGCCAATGTGCTTGGTATTAACTTGGACGTGCCAATTGCTTTGAATTTGCTTGTTAGTGCTTGCCAGAAAACTGTCCCTCCTGGTTTTAAATGCAAATAA